A part of Arachis hypogaea cultivar Tifrunner chromosome 12, arahy.Tifrunner.gnm2.J5K5, whole genome shotgun sequence genomic DNA contains:
- the LOC112729025 gene encoding VAN3-binding protein-like, with product MKRSEGCWRKKWLPFWSMTGRETEGLWKKNIGDLKVVGGELLKRTRKGDLHWKQVSFNMNSNLQVIVKMKSKHMVGTFTKKKKCIVTGVCRDVQAWPGREKEDLIEKRAYFGIKTAERIIEFECESKRDKQFWLDGIQYMLNCRAKAA from the exons ATGAAGAGATCAGAGGGATGCTGGAGAAAGAAGTGGCTGCCGTTCTGGTCTATGACAGGGCGGGAGACTGAGGGGTTGTGGAAGAAGAATATTGGAGATTTGAAAGTAGTGG GAGGGGAGCTTCTAAAGCGTACAAGAAAAG GAGATCTTCACTGGAAGCAAGTATCTTTCAATATGAATTCAAATTTACAG GTTATAGTAAAAATGAAGAGCAAGCACATGGTAGGAACATTCACCAAAAAGAAGAAAT GTATAGTCACCGGAGTCTGCAGAGATGTCCAAGCTTGGCcgggaagagagaaagaagacttAATAGAAAAGAGGGCATATTTCGGAATTAAAACTGCAGAAAGGATaatagagtttgaatgtgagaGTAAAAGAGACAAACAGTTCTGGCTTGATGGGATTCAGTATATGTTGAATTGTCGTGCCAAAGCGGCATaa